CTGGTCGAGCGCCAGGCCGACCCCGAGGACCGCAGGGTCAAGCTCGTCGTCGCCACCGAGCCGGGCCGATCGGCCGCCGCCGAGCTGCGCGCGTCGCTGGGCTTCGCCCGTGAGCCGCTGGCCGCCCTCGACTCCGAGGAGCGGGCCCAGCTCCGCGATCTACTGCGGCGCATGCTGGTTCAGGCCCGGCATCAGGACTGATCACACTCCTGAAGGATGGAACCCCGCGCGCACGGGCAGCGTCTCACCAGCTATGCTGCGGCGAGCGGCCCAAATACAGGGCCGCTCGTGCTGATGTACGACTGGCGCGTCACAACGGGGCTGTAGCTCAGCCGGTTAGAGCAGGGGACTCATAATCCCTTGGTCGTGGGTTCGAGTCCCACCGGCCCCACTGAGTTCGACCTGGCAGTACGTTAGCGAAAAGGCTCCGCGGTGCATGCACCGCGGAGCCTTTTTCACCCAAAAGGAGCCGGCTCGCTCGAACGACGACGAGCGGCACCGAACGGTGCGTCACCTCAGCCGCGCAGCGCCGCCTCCACCCTGGCCATGGCGTCCTCCGCCGCCTCGGGGTCGGTGCGCAGGAACCCGTGGCCGCAGCCCGGATAGGCGACGAACACGTGCCGGTCACCGGCCTCGGCCAGCGCCGCGGCGATCTGCCGCTGCTCCCCGGGCCGGATGACGTGGTCCTCCTCCCCGACCAGGTAGAGCACCCGACCGGTGATCTTCGAGGTGCGCTCCAGGGTGGGCTCGGGACGGCTGAACGGCATCTCGGTGCCGGTGAGCCAGCCACCGTAGAAGACCGCCGCCACGGGCAGGTCGTAGGCGGTGGCGGCCAGGTAGGTGAAGTGGCCGCCGACGCTCAGTCCGAGCATTCCGGCCGGGCGCACGCCGAGTCCGCGCAGCCGCTCCAGAGCCGCGCCGGCGTCGGCGAGGACCCCCTCGCGGGTGAGCTGTGCCAGCAGTTCGAAGGCGTGGGTCCGCCCCTCGTCGTCGCGCGGGCACTCCGCGCCCGGCTCGATCCGGTGGTAGAAGTCCGGAGCCAGCGCGGTGAACCCGCGTGCCGCGAGGTCCTCGCAGACCTCCCGCACGTGGCCGTCGACCCCGAACAGCTCCATGGCGACGATCACGCCGGGGTGGTCGCCCGGCCCTTCGGGCCGGGCCAGGTACCCGCCCATCGGCGGGCCGTCGGGGACCGGGATCTCGATGCGCTCGGTGGTGATCATGTCTCGACGGTAGACCGCGGCCGGACCGGCGGACCAGACGGCGCCCATCCCGGTATCCCGAGCACCAGGCTGCCCGAACCGGGCACAGGCTCCGGGCGCTACCATGCAGCACGATTGTCCCACCAGACGACTGACACGAACTCAGAGCCCCTGGCGGGCAGACAGCTTGGGAACGAACGGGGGATTCCGACATGGCGGACCACACGGGGAGAGCCGACCGGCCGGCGGACCGGCAGCCGTCGCTGAACCTGCGCACCGACGTACCCCACTCGGCCCGGATGTACGACTACTACCTGGGCGGCAAGGACAACTTCCCGGCCGACCGGGCCGCCGCCGAACACGTGGTGAAGCTGCTCCCGACGGCCCCCGCCGGGGCGCGGGCCAACCGCAGGTTCCTCGGCAGGGCCGTCCGCTTCGCCGCCCGGGAGCTGGGCATCCGTCAGTTCCTCGACATCGGCACCGGCATCCCCTCGGCGAACAACACCCACGAGGTCGCCCAGTCGGTCGCGCCGGACGCCAGGGTGGTCTACGTCGACAACGACCCCATCGTGCTCACCCACGCCCGCGCCCTGCTGCGCGGCACGCAGGAGGGGCGCACCGCCTACCTCGACGCCGACTTCCGCGACCCGGAGAAGATCCTCGCCGCCGACGAGACCCGCGAACTGCTCGACTTCGGCAAGCCGGTCGCGCTTCTGACCGTCGCACTGCTGCACTTCGTCCCCGACAGCGACCAGCCGGGCCGCGTCCTGGCCCGGCTCGCCTCGGAACTCGCCCCGGGCAGCGTGCTGGTGCTCTCCCACATCACCGGCGACCTGCTCCCGCAGCAGGACCGCGCGGCGGGCGGCGACAGCGTGGTCCCGACCTACCGCAGTGCCGGGGTGCAGCTGGTGCCGCGCAGCCGCGCGCAGGTCGAGGCCTTCTTCAGCGGCTTCGATCTCTGCGAGCCCGGCATCGTGCCGGTCCACGAGTGGCGTCCGGACGGCGACCCGGAGGACGCGGCGCTCCCCCGGGCCCACGCGCACGCGTACGGAGCGGTCGGGCTCAAGCGCTGAGGGTCAGGCGCTGAGCGGTCCGCCCGGCACGCCTACATGCCGGGCGGAATCGACTTCGCCCGGCTGCGGACCTGGAGCCCTGTCACGATCTCGACCACGCCCATCACCAGCAGCCAGATCCCGGCGAAGACGGTCAGCACCGCGATCGAGGCGAACGGCGCGACCAGCACGACCACGCCGCCGATCGCGCTGACGACGCCCGCGAAGATCTGCCAGCCCCTGGCCGGCATGAACGGGTCGGAGATCGCCGCCATGGTGTGGGTGATGCCGCGGAAGAGCCAGCCGATGCCGATCCAGAGGGCCAGCAGCAGGATCGACTCCAGCTTGCCCCGGAAACAGAAAAGGCCCAGCAGGATCGAGAGCGTGCCGCTGATGAAGGCCATCACGCGCAGCGCGGTCGAGATATGCGTACCGAACGCCGCGACCAGCTGGAAAACGCCCGCGATCAGCAGGTAGACGCCGAACAGCACGCCCACGACGGTCAGCGTCACATGGGGCCAGACCAGCACGAAGACGCCCAGTGCCAGCGTGAGGACGCCCAGGACCAGCACGATCTGCCACGCACTGCGGGCGATCTGCTGAAGCGGGCCGGGCAGGGCTTCCCCGAGCGGGGGTTCCGAGGAGGGGTCCATGACCACCATCGTCGGAGAGAAGCGCCGCGGGCGCGCGGCGGAGAACGGCGGATGGCGCCGCGAGGAGAGGCTCCCCCAATTGGACTCGAACCAATAACCTGCCGATTAACAGTCGGCTGCTCTGCCAATTGAGCTATGGGGGATCGAACTTCGGTACTGCGGGGATCGTGCGTGGTACTGCGCTCCCCCAATTGGACTCGAACCAATAACCTGCCGATTAACAGTCGGCTGCTCTGCCAATTGAGCTATGGGGGATCGTTCGCCGCGGCCGCCCCGCCCCGGTGGACCGCGGCGGCGCTTGCTGCGGGTCATACATTAGCGCACGTGGGGGGGTGCTCCGCCAATCCATTGCGGTTCGGGGCCACGGGCCCGGGGTAGGCGCATGTGACGGGGCTCTCGCCGGCCCCCGGCGGCGTGCCGAGGAGGCGGCCCCCAGCGGCCCCGCCTAGGCTCCAGGTGAACAGCTGACGGGCAGCAGAGCCACGTAGGCAGAAGGGCGGAGGGTATGCGCAAGCTCACTTTCATCGCGGGCCTGGCCATCGGTTATGTGCTGGGCACGCGTGCGGGGCGGGAGCGGTACGAGCAACTGCGCAAGACGGCGCGCGACCTCTCGCAGACCTCCGCGGTGCAGTCCGCGACCCGGGGCGCGAAGCAGGCGGCGGGGAGCGCGGCCAACAAGGCCGGCCAGGCGGTGGCGGACCGGGTCGGCGACCGGCTGCCGAACTCGGTCACCGACCGCATCCCCTACCTGAGCAACCGGGGCGGGACGCTGGACGACTGGGACAGCCAGGGCTGACGTCCCGGCCGGACCCACCGGCGCGAACACACGCGTGGTGGTGGGTGGATGAGGCATGATCTCGGCATGGCCATCGCCGCGGGAATCGACTGCTCCGCCCAGTTCACGAAGATCGCCGTCTGCGACACCGACACCGGCGCGGTGCTGCGCGAGAGCCGCGCGCCGCACCCCGGCGTCCCCGCCGGTTCCGCACCGGCCGAGATCGATCCCCAGGCGTGGCTGCGCTCGCTCGGCGCGGCGGCCGAGGGCGGCGTACTGGAAGGCATCTCCGGCATCGGCGTCTCGGCCCAGCAGCAGGGCCTGATCGGCCTGGACGCCGGCGGCGTGCTGGTCAGGCCGGCGATGCTGCGCAACGACCCCCGCGCCGCGACCTCGGCGATCGCCCTGGTCGAGGAGCTGGGCGGCCCCGCTGCCTGGTCCCACGCGGTCGGCGCGGTCCCGCTGGCCTCCGCCACGGTCGCCAAGCTGCGCTGGCTCGCCGACCACGAGCCGCAGTCGGCGAAGCGGCTCGCCGAGGTGCTTCTCCCGCACGACTGGCTGGTGTGGCAACTGCTGGGCCAGTCCGCGCGCCGCACCACGGACCGCGGCGACGCCTCCGGCACCGGCTACTGGTCGACGGTCGAGGAGCGCTACCGCCCCGACCTCGCGGCCCTGGCCCTGGGCCACGAACTGCAGCAGTTCCCCACCGTCCTCGGTCCGGCCGAGGCCGCCGGGCACAGCCCGGAGGGCCTGCTGATCTCCGCGGGCACCGGCTCCACGATGGCCACGACGCTCGGCCTCGGCCTGGCGCCGGGCGACGCGATGGTCGCCCTCGGCAGCTCGGCGACGATCCACGCGGTGCACGAGGAGTCCCTGACGGACCCCTCGGTCGCCACCTACGCGGACGGCACCGGCCGCTACCTGGCCCAGATCGTCACCCTGAACGCCGCGCGGGTGCTCCGCGCGACGGCCCTGATGCTGGGCACGGACCTGCCCGGTCTGAGCGAGCTGGCCCTGAGGTCCACGCCCGGCGCGTACGGGCTGGTCCTGCTGCCGTTCCTGGAGGGCGAGCGCACGCCGCCGCTGCCGCACGCCGCGGGCACGTTGTCAGGGCTCCGGGTGGAGTCGATGAAGCCGGAGCACATGGCCCGCGCGGCCGTCGAGGGCATGCTGTGCGGCCTCGCCGACGCGCTGGACGCGCTGCGCGCGGCGGGCGTCCCGGTCCGCCGGGTCTTCCTCACCGGCCTGGCCGGCCGGCTCCCCGCTGTGCAGGCGGCTGCGCCGGGCATCTTCGGGGTCCCCGTCGTGGTCCCCGCCCAGGCCGAGTACGCGGCGATCGGCGCCGCCCGCCAGGTCGCCTGGGCGCTGGCGGGCACGCCCGAACCCCCGGCCTGGGAGCCTCCCACCCCGCACACCCTCCTCGACCCCACCGACGACGCCGCGGTCGGCGGCGCGGTCCGCGCCCAGTACCAGGCCACGCTGAAGCAGACCCACCCCGAACTCACCGCCTGACGCCAGCGCTGACGGCACATTGCAACCCCCAGGGGCGCGAGGAACTGCGCGACAAGCCACTGATGAGCAGGTGGTCCTCAACGTGCAGGGCCATCCGCGCAGGGTGGCTTGTCGCGCCCACGCGCCGGAGGCGCACATCGGCAGAGCCCCGCGCCCCCAGCGTGCCGCCACTGGGCCAATCAGTCCAGGTAGCCGCGGAGTTGGTCGGCGAAGGCGTGGTCGCGGAGTTTGTTCAGCGTCTTCGACTCGATCTGGCGGATGCGTTCCCGGGTGACGCCGAAGAGTCGGCCGATCTCCTCCAGCGTGCGCGGGCGGCCGTCCGCCAGGCCGTAGCGGAGCTGGACGACCTTGCGTTCGCGTTCGCCCAGCGTGTTGAGGACCGCCTCGAGATGCTCGCGCAATAGCAGGAAGGCCGCCGACTCCACCGGGGAGGCCGCGTCGCCGTCCTCGATGAGATCCCCCAGCGCGACGTCGTCCTCCTCCCCCACCGGCGCGTGCAGCGAGACCGGTTCCTGGGCCAGTCGCAGGACCTCCAGCACACGCTCCGGCGGCAGATCGAGAACCGCCGCCACATCGGCCGTGCTCGGCTCCGCGCCGCGTTCCTGGAGGAGCCGCCGCTGGACCCTGACCACCCGGTTGATCAGCTCGACCACGTGCACCGGCACCCTGATGGTGCGGGCCTGGTCCGCCAGCGCGCGGCTCATCGCCTGGCGGATCCACCACGTCGCGTACGTCGAGAACTTGTAGCCCCGCGCGTAGTCGAACTTCTCCACCGCGCGGATCAGCCCGAGATTGCCCTCCTGGACCAGGTCCAGCATGGTGAGGCCGCGGCCGACGTAGCGCTTGGCCACCGAGACGACCAGCCGCAGGTTGGCCTCGATCAGGCGGCGCTTGGCCATCCTGCCGCGCAGGATCAGCTGGTCGAGCTCGTCGGCGAGCTGGTCGTCGACGGTGTCGTGACGGAGCGCCAGGTACTCCTCGGCGAACAGGCCGGCCTCGACCCGGCGGGCGAGTTCGACCTCGTCCGCCGCCGTCAGCAGCGGAATGCGGCCGATCTCGCGCAGGTACTGGCGGAACAGGTCCGCCGAGGGTCCGCCGCTGTCGTCCAGCGAGGGCAGCGGCTCCTCCTCGACGGCTCGCAGGTCCTCACTGGTGGGGCCCTCGGGGGTGGGACCCTCGGCCGGAGGCGTCGGCGCCGGGTCCGCGTCGGCGGCGGGTGGGGAGGGGTCGCCCGCGGGGACCGGCTCCAGGGTGGGCGGTCGTGGAACGGGAACGGTCGAGGGGTAGAGGGCCGTGGCAACGTCCACGTCCATCCCTTCCGGCGCCGGAGGACGCCCCGGAGGAGGGGCCGACGCCTGCTGGGGAGCGGCGATCGGGACACGCGGCATCGGGACGCGGGGCGGTTCGTCGCCCTCCGTCCGGGAAGCCTGGGGCGCGGCGCCGCCGGGGTCGACGGGCCGCGACTGAGAGGAATCGGGCACCGAGAACCAGTGTGCGGCAGGGGCGGGGCCGCAGCAGAGACCCGTGCGGAGAGTTTCTGTGAAGGAGCGGTCACCCAGGGTGAAGAACGGCGGCCGTCAACCCTGCCGCGGACGCCCCGTCAGAGCGCTTCCGCGCCACGGGACCGCAGCGTCTGGCCGTACTGCTGCAGCATCCACAGCTCGCCCTGGACGGCCGCCAGCTGCTCGGGATCCGCGTTCGCACCCAGCCGCTGCAGCTGCCCGCGGCAGGCGGCCACCCGCCGCTCCACCGCCTGGAGCCGCAGCTTGACCAGGAACTCCCCGGCGTAGAGCGCGTCGGGGGCCCGCCGGGTGCGCACCGGCTCGACCGCGAGCTCGGTGATCAGGCCGCGCACGGCGTCGTCGGGCGCGACCTCGCGCAGCACGTCGACCCAGACGTCCGCGGCCAGCGCCCCCGCGGTGACGCCGCCGCCCGCCGTGATGGCGGCGCGCACGGCGGCGTAGGGCGGGGTGGGGAACTCCTCGGGCGCGAACGCGTCCAGCACCGGCGCGACCAGGGCGGGGAACTGCAGGGCCAGCTTGAGCAGTTCGCGTTCGACGAACTGGCCGGGGTTGCGCGGGTCGAGCCGGAACGCGGGCCGCTGCGGCGTGGCCGGCTGCGGCGCCTGCTCCTGCCGTCGCTGCTGCCCGGGGCCGCCCGACGCCTCGCGACGCGCCTCCCAGCGGGCGAGCTGGCCGACGCGACGCACCACGAACGGCTCGTCGAGGATGCCGAGCAGCCCGGCCAGCCGGACCGCGTACTCGTGCTGGATCGAGCGGTCCCTGATCCGGGCCACGATCGGCGCGGACTGCTCCAGCGCGGCGGCGCGCCCCTCGGCCGTGTCGAGGTTGTGGCTGCCGACGGCCGCCTTGATGGCGAACTCGAAGAGCGGGACCGGGTGTTCGATCAGGTTGCGGACCGCTTCGTCGCCCTCGGCGATGCGCAGCTCGCACGGGTCCATGCCGCCGGGGCTGACCGCGATGGAGGTCCGCGCGGCGAACTTCTGGTCGTCCTCGAAGGCCCGCAGCGCGGCCTTCTGGCCGGCCGCGTCGCCGTCGAAGGTGAAGACCACCTCGCCCTTCCAGGCCGAGGTGTCCATCAGCAGCCGGCGCAGGATCTTGATGTGGTCCTCGCCGAAGGCGGTGCCGCAGGTGGCCACCGCCGAGGTGACCCCGGCCAGATGACAGGCCATCACATCCGTGTAGCCCTCGACCACCACGGCCCGGCCGGACTTGGCGATCTCCTTCTTGGCAAGCTCGATCCCGTACAGCACGTGGGACTTCTTGTAGAGCGGGGTCTCCGGGGTGTTGAGGTACTTGGGCCCGTTGTCGTCCTCGCGCAGTCGACGCGCGCCGAAGCCGACGACCTCGCCGGTCAGATCCCTGATCGGCCAGATCAGCCGGGCGCGGAAGCGGTCCATCGGGCCGCGCCTGCCCTCCGAGCAGATGCCGGACAGCAGCAGTTCACGGTCGGTGTAGCCCTTGCCGCGCAGCAGCCGGGTGAGGTTCTCGAAGCCCGCGGGCGCGTAGCCGACGCCGAAGTGGGCGGCGGCCTCGCGCTCGAAGCCGCGCTCCTTGAGGAAGCGCCGGCCGATCTCGGCCTCGGGGCTGTTCAGCTGTTCCTGGAACCAGGCGGCGGCCAGCTTGTTGATCTCCAGCAGGCGCGTGCGCTCGCCCTGCTGGCGGCCGGGGACGTAGGAGCCGCCCTCGTACCGCAGCGTGATGCCGACCGAGGGGGCGAGCCGCTCCACCGTCTCCACGAAGGAGAGGTGTTCGATCTTCATCACGAAGCCGATGGTGTCGCCGCTCTCCTGGCAGCCGAAGCAGTTGTAGACGCCCTTGCTGGGGTTCACGTAGAAGGAGGCGGACTTCTCGTCGTGGAACGGGCACAGCCCCTTGAGCTGACCGCCGCCGCCGTTGGCGAGCTGGACGTACTCGCCGACGACAGCGTCGATCCGCAGCGCGGTCTTCACCGCCTGCACGTCCTCGTCCTTGATGCGTCCCGCCACGACCAGCAGTCTACGGTGGCACCAGGACAATCAGCGGACGCGTGAACCTGCCGCGGGGACTACTCCTCCAGCAGCCGCTCCAGCGGGACCGAGGGGTCGGCCAGCCGCTCGGGGTCGACCGGTCGGCGGGAGCGGACCAGGGCCTGGATCGGCGCCGTGACGTCCCACACGTTCACGTTCATGCCCGCAAGCACCCGGCCGTCGCTCGCCTGCCAGAAGGCCAGGAACTCGCGCTTGCCCGCGTCACCCCTGACCACCACCCGCTCGTAGCCGCCGGGCGCGGCGAAGCCCGAGTACTCCATGCCCAGGTCGTACTGGTCGGAGTAGAAGTAGGGCACGCGGTCGTAGACGACCTCCTGGCCCAGCATCGAGCGCGCCGCCGCCGGTCCGCCGTTCAGCGCGTTCGCCCAGTGCTCCACCCGCAGGCGGCGCTCGAAGAGCGGATGCCAGGCGCCTGCGACGTCGCCGGCCGCGAAGACGGCCGGGTCGGAGCTGCGCAGCGCCGCGTCGACGGCGATGCCGCCGCCCTCCTCGCGCGGCGCCAGCTCCAGACCGGCCTGCTCGGCCAGGGCCGTCTCCGGGGCCGCGCCGATGCCGATGAGCACCGCGTGCGCGGGGTGCTCCTGACCGTCGTCGGTGTGGGCCGCCAGCACCATGCCGTCCCGGCCCTCGATCTCGGTGACCGTGGCGCCGAAGTGGAACTTCACCCCCCGCTCCTGGTGCAGCTCGGCGAAGAACGTGCCCAGCTCAGGGCCGAGCGCGGCCTGCAACGGCGTCGACTGCGGCTCCACGACGGTGACCTCGGCCCCGTAGGCGCGCGCGGCGGCCGCCGCCTCCAGACCGATCCAGCCCGCGCCGACCACCACCAGGGTGCCGTTCTCCCTGCCCAGCGTCTGCAGCGTCGCCCGCAGCCGCTCGGAGTCCGCCACCCGGCGCAGGTAGTGGACGCCGCCCAGGTCCGCTCCGGGGATGTCCAGCTGCCGGGGCGCGGAGCCGGTCGCCAGCAGCAGCCGGTCGTAACCGATCACGCCGCCGTCCCCGCCGAGCCTGAGCTCGCGCGTGCCCCGGTCCAGGCCGACCACCGGCGAGCCGAGGTGCAGTTCCACGTCGTGGGCCGCGTACCAGGCGGAGTCGTGCACGAAGAGCTCGGACCGCTCGGTGCTCCCGGCCAGGTAGCCCTTGGAGAGCGGCGGACGCTCGTAGGGCTGGTCGCGCTCGGCGCCGAGCAGTATCACCCGCCCGGTGAAGCCCTCCGCACGCAAGGTCTCCGCCGCTTTTGCGCCGGCCAGTCCGGCCCCGACGATCGCCATCGTCGCGTGCGCGTCCGCCATGTCCTGTTCTCCTCTGTCGGCTCGCTCGGTGCTCGTCCCACTGACCCGCCGTACCGCTCGTCCCGCCGTACGCCGGACTCGCCCGCCCCGTGCCCGGGTACTCCGTGCACGGGTGCTCCTGCGAGCCTCCCGCATGGCCACCCCGAGGTGAAGAGGGCGTCGCTGATCATTCGTCACAACGAGTGCCGGGACCTCGTGAAGTGACGGATCTCAGGCGGGCCTGCCGAGGGCCCGGTATCGTGCGAGCGCCGAGGCGTCGGTCAAGGTGGCGATCTGGTCGATGACGGCGCGCAGCCGGCCCGCGTCGTCCGAGGCCTCCTCGTAGAGGGTGCGGAAGACCGGGTCGAGCCCCTCCGGCGCCGAGGCGACCAGGGCCTCGGCCAGCTCGCCGATCACCACGCGCTGCCGACGGCGCAGCAGCTCCTGGTCGTCGCGCTGCATGACGTAGCGGTCGGCCACCGCCTTGAGCACCGCGCACTCCAGCCGCACCTCGCGGGGCACGATCAGGTCCGCGCGGTAACGGGTCAGCGGACCAGGGCCGTACGCGGCGCGCGTGGCCGTCTCGGCGGCCGTGCAGAAGCGCCCGATCAGCTGGCTGGTCATGTCCTTGAGCCCGGCCCGGTCCCTGGCGGAGCCGTCGTAGCGGTGCGGCCACCACTCCTCGGCCCGCAGCCGGTCCAGCGCGTCGGCGAACTCGTCCGGCTCCGCCCCGCGCGCGTACCGGGCGGCGACCTCGCACAGCTCGGCCCGCTCGGCGCCGGAGGCCAGCGCGGTCGGGTCGAGATGGCCGGCGTGCAGGCCGTCCTCCACGTCGTGCACCGAGTAGGCGACGTCGTCGGACCAGTCCATCACCTGGGCCTCGAAACAGCGCCGGTGCGGCGGCGCGCCCTGCCGCAGCCAGGCGAAGACGGCGTGGTCGTCCTCGTAGACGCCGTACTTGTTGGGCAGTTCCGGGTGCTCGCCGCGTTGCCAGGGGTACTTGGTGGCGGCGTCCAGCGCCGCCCGGGTGAGGTTCAGACCGACGCTGATGGGCCGGCCGCCCTCCTCCACGTGCGGCACGAAGCGCTTGGGCTCCAGCCGGGTGAGGATGCGCAGGCTCTGCGCGTTGCCCTCGAAGCCGCCGCAGGCCTCCGCGGCCACGTCGAGCGCCTCCTCGCCGTTGTGGCCGAAGGGCGGGTGGCCGATGTCGTGCGCCAGGCAGGCCGTCTCGACGAGATCGGGATCGCAGCCGAAGGCCGCGCCCAGCTCCCGCCCGACCTGGGCGCACTCGAGCGAATGGGTGAGCCTGGTCCGCGGGAAGTCGCTCTCCAGCGGGGCGACGACCTGCGTCGTCCCGGCCAGCCTGCGCAGCGCGGCCGAGTGCAGCACCCGCGCCCGGTCGCGCTGGAACGCGGTGCGACCGGGACGCTTGTCGGGCTCCTCCACCCAACGCGCCTGCGCGGCGGGGCTGTAGCTGGTGACCTGCGCGGTTTCGTCCATTCCCGCCACGGTAACGCCAGGGACCGACACGACGGGGCAGGCTCGCAGTCAGCGGCTCATCCGCGGGTCGAACGGACCCGCAGCAGCCGCCGCCAGCGCGGCAGCTCGGTGCCGCAGCAGACCAGCGCGAGGAGGGTGAGCAGCACCGCGGCCCAGCGCGGGAAGAGCAGCCAGGCGGCGGCGACCGCGCCGCCGAGCTCGGCCAGGACCATGAGCACGGTGACCCATCCGGGCACCGCGACGACGGTCCCCGGCTTGTCCCCCGGCGTCTGCAGCACGGCGGGGACGCCGATCAGCAGCACGTCCACGCCGACGGCGAGGAGGATCGAGTGCGGCCAGAGCGCGATCGGCAGACCGACCCAGCCGACCAGCTCCAGCCCGGCCCGCAACGCGGACGCGTACCGCGGTTCCGCGTGGGACGCACCGCTCCCGACGCCACTGACACCGACGCCACTGCCCCCGACGGCGCCGCTCTCCGCGGTGCTGCTCTCCGCCATGCTGACTCCCCCTCGATCACGGCACTGCGTGGATGCTAGGGGCGGCTTCGGACGTCTGTCGACGGAGCGGGCGCCTGCCGCTCCTTCGGGCGCCGCCGTCAGGGTGAGGCGGTCGCCGAGGACGAGGCCGAGGGCGGCGCGGACGACGTCGCGGGGGCCGAGGGCGATCCCGCGCTCACCGCCCGGAGGTAGAGCGCCTGGGCCCGCGGGCCGAAGGCGGCCGCGTAGGAGACGTCGTCGGAGTCGCCGCCCTCCTGGTAGCCGCCTATCACTCCGAGCAGGGTTCCCAGGCCGCTCACCGGGTCGATGTCGCGCAGCAGCGGGCCGCCGCTGGTGCCGTCGGTGAAGCCGGTGCAGTCGAACTCCGACTGCGTCGCCGAATAGGCCGTCAGGGTGTTGAGGCAGGAGATCGGCCGGTCCGTGCCGCCCGGGTAGCCGATCACTCCCACGGTCACCGGTCGCGTCGCGTCGAAGGCGATCCGCTCCGCGCCGAC
This genomic interval from Streptacidiphilus rugosus AM-16 contains the following:
- a CDS encoding trypsin-like serine peptidase; this translates as MPLGHSAEFLGLPAIGTLFVPEGSGLGHHYCTASVVDSPGGDVIATAAHCLSDPAQGSPTAAPVLFVPGYHDGQQPFGVWRSSSILIDPHWAANSDPDSDFAFLVVHKDGDAAARIEDVVGAERIAFDATRPVTVGVIGYPGGTDRPISCLNTLTAYSATQSEFDCTGFTDGTSGGPLLRDIDPVSGLGTLLGVIGGYQEGGDSDDVSYAAAFGPRAQALYLRAVSAGSPSAPATSSAPPSASSSATASP
- a CDS encoding deoxyguanosinetriphosphate triphosphohydrolase, yielding MDETAQVTSYSPAAQARWVEEPDKRPGRTAFQRDRARVLHSAALRRLAGTTQVVAPLESDFPRTRLTHSLECAQVGRELGAAFGCDPDLVETACLAHDIGHPPFGHNGEEALDVAAEACGGFEGNAQSLRILTRLEPKRFVPHVEEGGRPISVGLNLTRAALDAATKYPWQRGEHPELPNKYGVYEDDHAVFAWLRQGAPPHRRCFEAQVMDWSDDVAYSVHDVEDGLHAGHLDPTALASGAERAELCEVAARYARGAEPDEFADALDRLRAEEWWPHRYDGSARDRAGLKDMTSQLIGRFCTAAETATRAAYGPGPLTRYRADLIVPREVRLECAVLKAVADRYVMQRDDQELLRRRQRVVIGELAEALVASAPEGLDPVFRTLYEEASDDAGRLRAVIDQIATLTDASALARYRALGRPA